One segment of Takifugu rubripes chromosome 5, fTakRub1.2, whole genome shotgun sequence DNA contains the following:
- the brd4 gene encoding bromodomain-containing protein 4 isoform X1, with protein sequence MDYKMHAKSNDLLDFQKLDALLEKIAHSVSVKRESSEECNGISGALSVESVPGPRLNWCSANTNTPAPASAQAPILGPEPMLNPVKMGDGLDAAQMSGSSSSQGQVLYGTNPPPPEYINLNRPKRQTNQLQFLLKMVLKTLWKHQFAWPFQAPVDAVKLNLPDYYTIIKTPMDMGTIKKRLENSYYWNAQECIQDFNTMFTNCYIYNKPGDDIVLMAEALEKVFLQKVTEMPQEETEIVVMPGKGRGRGRKDGGHNLKPGAIIDASSTTPQTRGLSHLSAPPQIRVPLQGPPSLPPQPLMQALPIHVPPTLSSHAPQLGAPYCLGQSDCAPQGPIMTSVPPPAQTSIPLASIQSTAPMLQNPITMTKQRKSQKRKADTTTPTANDQLSESSPVESKSGKTLPRRGSVRPPKLMKKEAPDSQHHIGMGMGMGMGMGMGMSGPSGGHSPNPLDQLGYCASLVREMVSKKHAAYAWPFYKPVDADALGLHDYHDIIKHPMDLSTIKAKLENRQYREPQEFAADVRLMFSNCYKYNPPDHEVVAMARKLQDVFEMRFAKMPDEPEGKSLVSATAPTLHHPAPVKPQPPPVASSSDSSSDSSSESESSTDDSEEERAQRLAELQEQLKAVHEQLAALSQPQTNKPKRKEKEKKEKKKDKHKKKGVMAGLVDDIQDSTPVSQLSKKTKTNNNSNKESLPKKKPGKKEGLKGSHPANLQPIPNLDDDLGAPGSAIGENCKPMTYEEKRQLSLDINKLPGDKLGRVVHIIQTREPSLKNSNPDEIEIDFETLKPSTLRELERYVSSCLCKKKKVSVEKPVEPMATSRKNGGSSESSGSSSDSEAEATGMMKHHKKKSQAVKEGKKTHLHNQSNVPQHGLHSQPASLQANSQLKQQPHQPSPAGFIIPPVAALESSQLLESSFESLPSFGQPHMHLPHHAGSSSPPAPPHLNTHPAGPVSPETHPFLNQQPILPSPALHSSMPQQPSRPSHKAAPLHPKPPQPQTAPPPQQQTLPPPPPQQQQQLQPQTVAPPQHQLTPQILHPPQPIHQRPMSPPTLTPQGLLSSQPPQMLLEDDEDTGTSTPLNQVQLYLQQFQQNRQPQQTMQSLQTQVRQQQQPQPPQQQQQQQQQPGPATLLQSVQGQPQLPSQAALASPQLPVLSQPQPTPSHQSAPQQMPLHQSRHLQHTQHPQQQPQQMNYQQGPGLTVQSQHKIHTNKAQQIIQQQEQPSPRTTKADPFNTSHLRDNPSPLMMHSPQLPQYPPVSHPSPPHNMQPKKQRVPAGQAALKEEKLPPQPVMRGESFNPAMRPDHHKHPDVKPSQPGHSQQSLKSLDSSQPVIRSSEPSGPPSSVDKDKFKQDSKTPIAPKKVQDVKLKNMGSWASLAQKSTSTPLSAVKSSSDSFEQFRRAAREKEEREKALKAQAEQAEKDRLRREQDKLRGRDDEDIMEPSRRVHEEPRRRLEQQQQQQQQQQQQQQQQQQQQIQAASQQQQQQQQQPEPQPAAVQHPPQPPTPPQPATQNPLDQQREIARRREQERRRREAMAATIDMNFQSDLMAIFEENLF encoded by the exons ATGGATTACAAAATGCATGCCAAGTCAAATGATTTGTTGGATTTTCAAAAACTGGATGCCCTCTTGGAAAAAATTGCACATTCAGTCTCTGTGAAAAG AGAGTCCAGTGAGGAGTGCAATGGGATCAGTGGTGCTCTGTCAGTGGAGTCTGTGCCGGGGCCAAGACTAAACTGGTGTTCTGCCAACACCAATACCCCTGCCCCTGCTTCAGCTCAAGCACCCATTCTGGGTCCCGAGCCCATGCTCAATCCTGTCAAAATGGGGGATGGACTGGATGCAGCACAGatgtcaggcagcagcagcagtcaggggCAGGTCCTGTATGGAacgaaccccccacccccagagtATATTAACCTGAACAGGCCGAAGCGGCAAACAAATCAGCTCCAGTTCCTTCTCAAGATGGTGTTGAAGACCCTGTGGAAACATCAGTTTGCCTGGCCTTTTCAAGCACCTGTCGATGCAGTAAAACTTAACCTGCCC GACTACTACACAATAATCAAAACCCCTATGGACATGGGAACAATCAAGAAAAGGCTTGAGAACAGTTATTACTGGAATGCTCAAGAATGTATCCAAGATTTTAACACAATGTTTACCAACTGCTACATATATAACAAG CCAGGAGATGATATAGTATTAATGGCTGAGGCTCTGGAGAAGGTTTTCCTCCAGAAAGTCACAGAAATGCCGCAGGAAGAAACTGAGATCGTTGTGATGCCAGGCAAAGGACGTGGCCGGGGCCGCAAGGATGGAG GTCATAACTTGAAACCAGGGGCTATAATTGATGCTTCATCCACAACTCCTCAAACACGTGGTCTTTCACATCTCTCAGCACCACCTCAAATTAGAGTACCACTGCAGGGCCCACCGTCACTACCTCCCCAGCCATTAATGCAGGCCCTGCCAATCCATGTGCCCCCAACCTTATCCAGCCATGCACCACAACTCGGAGCTCCTTATTGCCTGGGTCAATCAGACTGTGCTCCACAAGGTCCTATTATGACTTCtgtgcctcctcctgctcagacaTCCATCCCTCTCGCATCTATACAAAGTACTGCTCCGATGCTGCAGAACCCTATAACTATGACCAAA CAAAGAAAAAGCCAGAAAAGGAAAGCAGACACTACAACACCCACGGCAAATGACCAGCTGAGTGAATCATCACCAGTAGAGTCTAAATCAGGAAAGACACTACCGAGACGAGGGAGTGTTCGGCCTCCAAAGCTGATGAAGAAAGAAGCTCCAGATTCCCAGCATCATAtagggatggggatggggatgggaatgggaatgggaatgggaatgaGTGGTCCTAGTGGAGGCCATAGCCCCAATCCACTGGATCAGTTGGGTTACTGTGCCAGCCTGGTCAGGGAGATGGTGTCCAAGAAGCATGCTGCTTACGCTTGGCCGTTCTACAAACCTGTTGACGCAGATGCTCTGGGTCTTCACGATTATCACGATATTATCAAACATCCAATGGACCTCAGTACGATCAAG GCCAAGCTGGAGAACAGGCAATACCGGGAACCCCAGGAATTTGCTGCTGATGTACGATTAATGTTTTCCAACTGTTACAAATATAATCCACCTGACCATGAGGTGGTAGCTATGGCACGCAAGCTGCAG GATGTCTTTGAGATGCGCTTTGCCAAGATGCCAGATGAACCTGAAGGCAAATCTCTGGTATCTGCTACAGCTCCAACACTTCACCACCCAGCCCCTGTTAAGCCCCAGCCGCCTCCTGTTGCCTCATCATCAGACAGTTCCAGTGACTCATCCTCTGAGTCTGAGTCTTCCACTGATGACTCTGAAGAGGAGCGGGCACAACGATTAGCAGAGCTCCAAGAACAG TTAAAAGCTGTCCATGAGCAgctggctgccctgtcacaaccacaaaccaacaaaccaaagagaaaagagaaggaaaagaaagaaaagaaaaaagacaagcaTAAAAAGAAAGGAGTCATGGCTGGCCTCGTAGACGACATCCAGGATTCTACCCCTGTTTCACAGCTCTCTAAAAAGACAAAGACcaataataatagcaacaaaGAATCACTTCCCAAGAAAAAACCTGG TAAAAAGGAAGGGCTGAAAGGCAGTCATCCCGCCAACCTGCAGCCGATTCCTAACCTGGATGATGACCTCGGTGCACCTGGGTCGGCTATAGGGGAAAATTGCAAACCTATGACTTATGAGGAGAAGAGGCAACTAAGCTTAGACATCAACAAGCTTCCGGGTGACAAGCTTGGCCGCGTAGTGCATATTATCCAGACAAGAGAGCCGTCGCTCAAAAACTCAAACCCTGATGAAATTGAGATTGACTTTGAGACTCTGAAGCCTTCCACGCTGCGTGAACTAGAACGATATGTATCTTCCTgcctttgcaaaaaaaaaaaggtttcag TTGAGAAGCCTGTAGAGCCCATGGCTACCTCCAGGAAAAACGGCGGCTCTTCAGAGAGCAGTGGCTCGAGCTCAGACAGTGAAGCTGAAGCGACAG GAATGATGAAACAccataaaaagaaaagtcaggctgtgaaggaggggaaaaagacaCACCTTCACAATCAAAGTAATGTCCCACAACATGGACTTCATTCCCAACCTGCAAGCCTGCAGGCCAACAGTCAGTTGAAACAGCAGCCACATCAGCCGTCTCCTGCTGGCTTCATCATTCCTCCAGTGGCTGCTCTGGAGTCATCCCAGTTACTGGAATCGAGCTTTGAGTCCCTCCCGTCTTTTGGCCAACCTCATATGCACCTGCCTCACCACGCTGGCAGCAGTTccccacctgcacctccacacCTCAACACGCATCCTGCTGGGCCAGTTTCCCCTGAAACCCACCCTTTCCTCAACCAGCAACCCATCCTCCCCTCTCCAG CTTTGCACAGTTCCATGCCCCAACAACCTTCTCGACCCAGTCACAAGGCAGCACCTCTTCATCCGAAGCCCCCACAACCACAGACGGCACCACCTCCGCAGCAACAGactctgccgccgccgccgccgcagcagcagcagcaactccaGCCTCAGACTGTTGCACCACCACAGCACCAGCTTACACCTCAGATCCTTCATCCCCCTCAGCCGATTCACCAGCGACCCATGTCCCCTCCCACACTCACACCCCAGGGGTTGCTGTCTTCTCAGCCTCcccagatgctgctggaggacgACGAAGACACAGGGACGTCAACACCTCTGAACCAAGTACAGTTATATCTGCAGCAGTTCCAACAAAACCGTCAGCCTCAGCAGACCATGCAGTCTCTGCAGACGCAGGTTcgtcagcaacagcagccgcagccgccacaacagcagcagcagcagcagcagcaacccgGACCGGCCACCTTACTGCAGTCTGTCCAGGGACAACCTCAGCTCCCATCGCAAGCCGCACTTGCTTCTCCACAGTTGCCTGTTCTCTCCCAGCCTCAGCCAACTCCATCACATCAGTCTGCCCCCCAACAGATGCCTTTACATCAGTCCCGACACTTACAACACACCCAGCATCCGCAGCAACAGCCACAGCAAATGAACTACCAACAGGGGCCTGGACTGACTGTGCAATCTCAGCATAAGATACACACAAATAAAGCACAGCAAATCATCCAGCAGCAAGAACAACCCTCACCACGGACGACCAAGGCAGACCCTTTCAACACAA GTCACCTGAGGGACAACCCTTCACCTCTCATGATGCATTCCCCACAACTTCCTCAGTACCCACCCGTGTCTCACCCGTCCCCACCACACAACATGCAGCCCAAGAAG CAGAGGGTTCCTGCGGGTCAAGCTGCGTTGAAGGAGGAAAAGCTTCCTCCACAACCAGTTATGAGGGGAGAGTCTTTTAACCCTGCGATGAGACCAGACCATCATAAACATCCTGACGTCAAGCCTTCACAACCAGGCCACAGTCAACAAA GTTTGAAGTCCCTGGACAGTTCTCAACCTGTCATCCGCTCCTCTGAGCCCAGCGGGCCACCGTCATCTGTAGATAAAGACAAATTCAAACAAGACTCCAAGACTCCCATTGCTCCCAAAAAGGTACAG GACGTGAAATTAAAAAACATGGGCTCTTGGGCCAGCCTCGCACAGAAGTCCACATCAACACCCTTATCAGCAGTGAAATCATCAAGTGACAGCTTCGAACAGTTCCGCCGTGCTGCtcgggagaaagaggagagagagaaagctctCAAAGCCCAAGCTGAGCAGGCAGAAAAAGACCGACTGCGCAGGGAGCAGGACAAACTCCG GGGGAGGGATGATGAGGACATCATGGAGCCTAGCCGAAGGGTCCATGAGGAGCCTCGCAGgcgtctggagcagcagcagcagcagcagcagcagcagcagcagcagcagcagcagcagcagcagcagcagatccaggctgcttcacaacaacagcagcagcagcagcagcaaccggAGCCGCAGCCAGCTGCCGTCCAACACCCGCCACAACCACCTACGCCGCCGCAACCTGCCACGCAGAACCCACtagaccagcagagggagattGCACGCCGCCgcgagcaggagaggagaaggcgagAAGCG